In Agrococcus jenensis, the genomic window GCGGTGCAGCGCTCGAGCGGTACCTGATGAACCTGGGCGCCGGCAACGACACCGCGATGCTGCTCGCCATGCTCGACGACCTCGTGACGCTGCTCGAGCAGGGCGCCGAGGCGCGGACGCCCATCCACGAGCTGCTCGGCGACGACGCGGTCGACTTCGCCGAGACCTTCCTCGCCAACTACCCGCAGGGCAGCTGGATCTCGAAGGAGCGCGCCCGCCTCAACGCCTCGATCGCCAAGGCCGTCGCCGAGGGGGAGCGATGAGCACCGCGATCGCGGAGCCGGTCATCCGGGTCCGGGGCGTCGAGAAGTCGTACAAGGCGCTCTCGGTGCTGCGCGGCGTCGACCTCGACGTCGAGCGGGGCACGATCGTCGCCCTGCTCGGCTCGAACGGTGCCGGGAAGACGACCCTCGTGCGCATCCTCGCGACACTGCTGCGGCAGGATGCGGGCACGGCGACCGTCGAGGGCCACGACGTGCGCACCGACGCGGCGGCCGTCCGCGAGGCGATCAGCCTCACCGGGCAGTTCGCCGCCGTCGACGAGATCCTCACCGGCCGCGAGAACCTCGCGCTCGTCGCGCGCCTCCGCCACCTGCAAGATCCCGGCGCCATCGCCGACGCCCTCCTCGCGCGCTTCTCGCTCGACGAGGCCGGCGGTCGCCGGGTCGGCACCTACTCGGGCGGCATGCGCCGCCGGCTCGACATCGCGATGAGCCTCATCGGCTCGCCGCCGGTCATCGTCCTCGACGAGCCGACCACCGGGCTCGACCCGCAGGCCCGCAACGAGGTGTGGGATGCGGTGCGCGAGCTCGCGCGCTCCGGCACGACCGTGCTGCTCACCACGCAGTACCTGGAGGAGGCCGAGCAGCTCGCCGACCGCATCGCGATCCTGCACGAGGGTCGCATCGCGGTCGACGGCACGCTCGCCGAGCTCCGCGCGCTGCTGCCCAAGGCGACCGTCGAGGTCGTCGAGGTGCAGCCCACCCTCGAGGAGGTCTTCCTCGCCATCGTCGGCCGTGCCGGCACCGATGCGCCCACCGCGGCGCCCGCCTCCGAGGAGTCCGCATGACCACGCACGCCGTCGGCGACACCGCCGTGCTCACCGGGCGCTCGCTGCGCCACATCCTCCGCAGCCCCGACACGATCATCACCACCGCGGTGATGCCGATCGCGTTCCTCGTGCTGTTCGTCTTCGTCTTCGGCGGCGCGATCGACGTGGGCGGCGCCTCGTACGTCGACTACCTGCTGCCCGGCATCCTGCTCATCACCGTCGCCTCGGGCATCGCGTACACGGCGTACCGGCTCTTCCTCGACCTGCAGGCCGGCATCGTCGAGCGCTTCCAGTCGATGCCGATCGCGCGCTCCTCGGTGCTCTGGGCGCACGTGCTCACGTCGCTCGTGGCGAACCTCGTCTCGGTCGCGATCGTGATCGGCGCCGCGCTGCTCATGGGCTTCCGCTCGGGCGCGAGCGTGCTCGCGTGGCTCGGCGTCGCCGGCATCCTGACGCTCTTCACGCTCGCCCTCACCTGGATCGCGGTGATCGCCGGCCTCTCGGCCAAGACCGTCGACGGCGCGAGCGCCTTCTCCTACCCGCTCATCCTGCTGCCGTTCGTCTCGTCGGCCTTCGTGCCCACCGAGTCGATGCCCGGCCCGGTGCGCTGGTTCGCCGAGCATCAGCCGGTCACGTCGATCGTCGACGCGATCAGGGCGCTGCTCGCGCAGCAGCCGGTGGGCGCCGAGCTGTGGATCGCGCTCGGCTGGTGCGTCGGCATCCTCGCCGTCGCGGCGGTGCTCGCCACCGCGCTGTACCGCCGCAAGGTCGGCTGACGAAGCGGTCGAGGGCCCCGGGACCGCGGATGCGCCGGGGCCGCCGACACGAGCCGGAAACAGCGGTCCGGCTAGGCTCGCGGACATGGGCGATCTGTTCGACGACTACGACAAGCCCTTCGCGAACCCCCGGAAGCGCGAGGGCACCGCGTGGGATGAGATGTTCGAGAGCAAGGGCGCCGCGCGCGGCCCGTACAAGCCGCTGTACGACGCGCTCTCGGAGCTGACGAAGGACGACCTCCGCACGCGCGCCGACGCGCTCGCCACCTCCTACCTCGCGCAGGGCGTCACCTTCGACTTCGCGGGCGAGGAGCGGCCGTTCCCGCTCGACGCCATCCCGCGCATCATCACCGCCGAGGACTGGCGCCACGTCGAGTCGGGCGTGCAGCAGCGGGTGCGGGCGCTCGAGGCGTTCCTCGCCGACATGTACGGCCCCCAGCGCGCGGTCGAGGACGGCATCGTCCCGGCGAAGCTCATCTCCACGTCGACGCACTTCCACCGCCAGGCCGCGGGCGTCGTCGGCGCGAACGGCGTGCGCATCCACGTCTCGGGGATCGACCTCATCCGCGACCAGGACGGCGAGTGGCGCGTGCTCGAGGACAACGTGCGCGTGCCCTCCGGCGTCTCGTACGTCATCTCGAACCGCCGCGTGATCGCGCAGACGCTGCCCGAGATGTTCTCGACCATGCGCGTGCGCCCGGTCGGCGACTACTGCGACAAGCTGCTCCACGCGCTGCGCGCCGCCGCGCCCGCCGGCGTCGACGACCCGCGCGTCGTCGTGCTCACGCCCGGCGTCTACAACTCCGCCTACTTCGAGCACACGCTGCTCGCGCGCCTCATGGGCGTCGAGCTCGTCGAGGGCCGCGACCTGTTCACCTCCGGCGGCCGCGTCTACATGCGCACGACGGAGGGGCCGGCGCGCGTCGACGTCATCTACCGCCGCGTCGACGACGACTACCTCGACCCGCTGCAGTTCCGCGCCGACTCGATGCTCGGCAGCCCCGGCCTCATGCTCGCCGCGCGCCTCGGCAACGTCACGATCGCCAACGCGGTCGGCAACGGCATCGCCGACGACAAGCTGGTCTACACCTACGTGCCAGAGCTCATCCGCTACTACCTGTCGGAGGAGCCGATCCTCAAGAACGTCGACACGTGGCGGCTCGAGGATCCGGGCGCGCTCGAGGAGGTCATCGACCGCCTGCACGAGCTCGTCGTGAAGCCCGTCGACGGCTCGGGCGGCAAGGGCCTCGTCGTCGGCCCCGACGCGACGCCCGAGGAGCTCGAGGCGCTCAAGCAGCGGCTGCTCGACGACCCGCGCGGCTGGATCGCGCAGCCGGTCGTGCAGCTGTCGACCATCCCGACGCTCGTCGAGGACGGCATGCGCCCCCGCCACGTCGACCTCCGCCCGTTCGCCGTCAACGACGGCAAGGATGTCTGGGTGCTGCCCGGTGGCCTCACGCGCGTCGCGCTGCCCGAGGGCCAGCTGGTCGTGAACTCGTCGCAGGGCGGCGGCTCGAAGGACACCTGGGTGATCGCCGGCGCTCGCGAGCAGCTGCCGCTCATCGACCACGACGCCGAGTTCGGCGCGTCGGGTGAGCCGATGACCCGGCCGATCTCGATCATCGCCGGCCACGAGCACCCGCAGGACCAGTCGCCGCAGGACGCCCCGCGCGGCCAGGGCGAGCAGCAGCAGCAGAGCCAGTCGCAGTCGCAGTCGCAGTCGCGCGGCGGGCAGCGCCAGTCGCAGCGCCAGTCGCAGTCCTCCGGCCCTCGTCGAGGCGCGGTCGGCGGAGCCGACCGCGTCCCGAGACGACACCGGCCCGACACGGAAGGCACCCAGCCATGATGCTCAGCCGCATCGCCGAGAGCCTGTTCTGGATCGGCCGCTACATCGAGCGGGCCGACGGCACCGCGCGCATCCTCGACGTCTACCTCCAGCTGCTGCTCGAGGATGTCGCGGTCGACGAGGACACCGCCTGCCGCGCGCTGCTCGGCGTCATGGGCCACGACGCCCCGCCGGAGCGCAAGCTCACGCGCGTCGACGTCGTGAACTCGCTCGCGACCGACCGCACGCAGCCGGCGTCGATCGCCTACTCCGTGAACGCCGCCCGCGAGAACGCTCGCCGCGCTCGCGAGATCATCTCGACCGAGCTGTGGGAGGTGCTCAACGCCACCTACGCGAACATGCCGCGGCGCGTGAGCCCCGACCAGGTGCACCAGATGTTCGGCTGGGTGCGCGAGCGCTCGGCGCTCGCGAGCGGGATGGCCGACTCGACGGTGAGCCACGACGACGCGTGGAGCTTCTTCACGCTGGGCCGCTCGATCGAGCGCGCCGACATGGTCGCGCGACTGCTCGCGACCCGCGCGCTCACCGAGGCGTCCGGCCCGTCGTGGACGACCATCCTGCGTTCGGTCGGCGCCTACGAGGCCTACCTGCGCACCTACCGCGGGGTGCCCTCGAGCACGAACGCGGCCGAGTTCCTGCTGCTCGACCGGCTGTTCCCGCGCTCGATCCTGTTCTCGGTGCGGAGCGCCGAGGCGTGCCTGCAGGACATCGAGCCGCGGCAGGAGCGGGTCGGCTACGTCGACATCGCCCAGCGGATGCTCGGGCAGATCCGCGCGGAGCTCGAGTTCCGCCCGATCCAGGACATCATCGAGGACCTGCCGGTCGTGATGGACAAGGTCCAGACGACCACGACGAACGTGTCGCACGCCGTGCGCGAGCGCTACTTCCCGACCCACAACATGCCCGCCTGGACCAGGGAGGCATCGTGAGCCGCATCCGCATCCGTCACACCACCGGCTACCGCTACGAGCAGCCGGCCGTCGCGTCGTACAACGAGTCGCGCATGCTGCCGTCGACATCCGACGGCCAGTTCGTCATCTACTCGAACCTCGACATCCGCCCCAACACCTCGGTGAACACGTACGAGGACTACTGGGGCACGAAGGTCGTCTCGTTCGACGTGCTCGCCCCGCACACCGAGCTGCAGCTGACCGCGACGAGCCTCATCGAGGTGCGCCCGCGCCTCACCGGCGGGCACGACCTGTCGTGGGAGCAGCTCGAGAAGGTCGCGCTGCGGGCCACGCAGTACGTCGAGCAGCTCGGCCAGACGATCCGCACCCGCCCGACCGACGACCTCATCGCCGCGGCGCAGGAGATCCGGGATGCGTCCGAGACGCCTGGGGCCGCCGCTGCGGCGATCGCGCGCATGGTCGGCGAGGAGATGGAGTACATGTCGGGCGTGACGCACGTGCACACGCTCGCCGCCGAGGCCTGGACCAACCGCAAGGGCGTCTGCCAGGACATCGCGCACATCACGATCGGCGCGCTCCGCCAGGTCGGCATCCCGGCACGCTACGTCTCGGGCTACCTGCACCCCCGGCCGAACGCGCAGATCGGCGAGACGATCCGCGGTGAGTCGCACGCGTGGGTGGAGTGGTTCACCGGCGAGTGGAACGCGTGGGACCCGACGAACCTCATCGACATCGGCGAGCGCCACGTCAAGGTCGGGCTCGGCCGCGACTACAACGACGTGCCGCCGCTGCGCGGTGTCTACGCGGGTGCCGGCAAGAGCCAGCTCTTCGTCAGCGTGGAGATCACGAAGGAGTCCTGACCACCCGCTGGTCGAGGAGCAGTCGGCGCAGCCGACCGCGTACTCCTGATCACTCGCTGGTCGAGTAGCAGTCGGCGCAGCCGACCGCGTATCGAGACCATCGGCCCTTGGCGATCACCGCACCGGCGGCCTACCGTGGTCGCCATGTGCAGGAACATCACCGAGCTGCGGGGGCTGCAGCCCGCCGCCAACGACGAGGAGATCGAGGCCGCCGCGCGGCAGTACGTGCGGAAGGTCTCTGGCATCACGCATCCGACGGAACGGACTCGCGACGCGTTCGAGCGCGCGGTCGCCGAGATCGCGCACATCACCGAGCACCTGCTCGCCGACCTGCCGGACCGGCGCCAGCCGCCGCAGACCGTGCCGCCGCTCCGCCGCCCGGAGGTGCGGGCTCGCATCGCCGAGCGCGAGGCGGCCGCAGCAGCCGCGAGCTGACCCGAATCCTCAACGTCGCCAGTGGTCGCTCGGGCCGCTATGGCGGGCGAGCAACCACCAGCGACGTTGAGAGTTCAGGCGGAGGCGCGCATCTGCGCGGTGATCTCGTCCATCACGCGCATGATGGCGACCGTCTCGTCGAGCGGCATGAGCGGGCTCTCGAGCTGCCCCGCCGCGACGCAGCGCTCGACCTCTACGGCCTGGAACTGCATCCCGCGTCCGTCCGTCTCGGGCACGAACGTCTCCTTGTCGCCGGATGCGTGGCGGCGAGTGAACCCGGTCCACACGTAGAACGCGGGGTCGAGCTCGATCACGCCCTCTGTGCCGGCGATCGAGGCGCGGTTGGAACCGAGCGTCTCCATCGAGAAGGTCACGGTCGACTGGCGACCGCCCTCGTGCGTGAGGATCGCCGAGCCTCGGTGGTCGACGCCCGCCTGATCGACGGCACCCGCCGCGCGCACCTGCGTCACCGGACCGAGGAACGCGTGCGCGAGCGAGACGCAGTAGACGCCGAGGTCGAGGAGCGCGCCACCGCCCAGCGCGGGCTCGATCATGCGGCTGCCGGGGGAGAGGTCGAGCATCTGCGAGTGGTCGGCGGTGACGCTCACGAGCTCGCCGAGATCGCCCGCCGCGATGCGCTCGCGCACGGCGACCATCGTCGGCAGGAAGCGCGTCCACATCGCCTCCATCACGAAGACGCCCTTCGCGCGGGCGGCGTCGACGACCTCCTGCGCTTCGTCGCCCGTCGTGGTGAACGCCTTCTCGACCAGCACGTGCTTCCCCGCCTCGATCGCGAGCAGCGCGTGCTCGCGGTGCAGCCCGTGCGGCGACGCGACGTAGATGACGTCGACGTCGGGATCGGCGACGAGGGCCTCGTAGCTGCCGTGCGCAGTGGTGGCGCCATGCGTCGTCGCGAACGCCTCGGCGCGACCCTGATCGCGGCTGCCGACCGCGACGAGGCGGTGGCCGCCGACGGCGAGGTCGCGGGCGAATGCTCCGGCGATGCCGCCGGGCGCGAGGATGCCCCAGCCGGGCGAGGAGGTCGTCATGCGGCGACTCTAGCCCGGGTCACCCGCATCCCGGGGCCGAGGGGTTCGCCATGCAGTCGCCGTTCGTGAGCACGGTCTCGACCTCGAAGATCTTCACGCTCACCGGTGGCGCGCCGACGGGCAGGGTGCCGGGCACCGCGAACCAGCCGCCGCCCGCGTCGACCTCGGCGGTGAAGACGACCGTGAGGGATGCGGTGACGTCGACGCGCTCCGCGTAGGCGTGGCTCGTCGCGGTCTCCGTCCACGACTCGTCGGTGCCGCTCCACGCCGCGCCGGATGCGTCGCTCGTCTCGGTCGTGCCGTCGCCGTAGTCGAAGACGTACGCGGTGGGTGTCCAGCGCACCTCGATCGGAGCGTCGAACAGCTCGCCGTCCATCGTGTGCGTCACGGCGGTGGCGTAGAAGTTCGTCGGTGTGCCGACGACGCCCCACCCGTCCGGCTCGACGACGAGCTCCCCGACGATCGGGCGGAACTGCGCGAGGTCCGCGAGCGTGATCGGCGCGACTCCAGTTGCTGCCACTGCCTGGCCGGGCCCCGTCGCGACCAGCACGTCACACCGCTCCAGCCCAGGCGTGGAGTTCGCCATGCATTCCTCGCGGAGCGACTGTATGTAAGCGGCCCAGAGTGCGGCCCAGTCTGTTGCGCCGGCGCGGGCACCGGTGCTGGGAGTGCCGGCATCAAGCCTCTCGCCCGCCAAGACGAGCGCGGCGTCCTCAAACTCGGAAACGACCGGCGGAGGTTCAGGCGCGACGGCGCCAGCAGTAACCGCTGCGCCGACTATCAGCAGCGTCGCGGAGGCAAGGCATCGGGTTGCTAGTCGCATGGGTTTTGGGAGTCGGTCAAGGCGAGCTCAGCCTCGCCCGCGATCAGGTAGTTGTCTCCCTGATGCGCTCGAACTAGGTCCACAAGCGAGCCTCGCTGGTTCGGTCGGTCCGGGGGAGTGAGATCGGTGCCCTCGTCTCCTATGTAGCGTTCTCCGGAGAGGTCGACGCAGACGCTGACTTGAAGTGACGCCGGACCGGACGAGAAGTCGGACACCTCAAACGCCGTCGTTTCGCGAGTGCCCTCGGTGTGTAGGCGCCGCTCAGCGGCATCCTCGAAATTGACGAGCAGCGCGTCTGCAACTTCCGGCGTCGCCACTTCGAGTAGACCTTCACGAGTGGCCGTCGACGGGTCCGCTCCGAAGTCATCGAGCCGATCTCGGTAAGCGTCCCACGCAGCTCGCGCCTCAACCAGAAGGTCCTCTTCGCTCGGTGGCTCGCTGGTCGGCGTCGCGACCGGCGTCGAGGACTCCGTCGGCCCCGGCGGCGTGCAACCCGCGAGCGCGAGCGCCGCGACGAGCGCGGCGCCTGCTGCGAGCCTCCGGAGCATGGGGGCAGAGTACGCCGCGCTGCACCCGCTCGGTCAGGCCTCTCCACAGCTCGCACTTGACGAGATCCCAGACCGTGTTTTACTGTCAACAGTAGAACAGCACGAGATGCCCACTGCAAAGGAGCAGTCATGAACCTCCACGCGCTACTGCGTCGTCGAGCGGCCGAGTCCGGCCCCATCCGAGTCGGCGTGATCGGTGCCGGCAAGTTCGCGTCGATGTTCCTCACGCAGGCATCCGTCACCCCCGAGTTCCACGTCGTCGGCGTTGCAGACATCAACGTGCCGAAGGCGAAGGACGCGCTCTCGCGCACCGGTTGGTCGGCCGACCGCTACGCCGCCACTTCGCTCGACGAGGCCGCGCGCACCGGCCTGACCGCCGTGATCGACGACTCGATGGCGCTCATCAAGCATCCCTCGGTCGAGGTCATCCTCGAGATCACCGGCAACCCGATCGTCGGCACCGACCACGCGGTCGCGGCCATCGACAACGGCAAGCACGTGATCATGGTCAACGTCGAGGCCGACTGCATGGTCGGCCCGCTGCTGCAGCGCCGCGCTGCCGCGGCCGGCGTCGTCTACTCCATGGCGTACGGCGACCAGCCCGCGCTCATCTCCGAGCTCGTCGACTGGTGCCGCACGGTCGGCTTCGACGTCGTCGGCGCCGGCAAGGGCACGAAGTACCTGCCCGAGTACCACTACTCGACGCCCGACACCGTCTGGGACTACTACGGCTTCACGCCGGAGCAGCTCGCCTCGGGCGACTTCAACCCGAAGATGTTCAACTCGTTCCTCGACGGCACGAAGTCGGCGATCGAGATGGCCGCCGTCGCGAACGGCACCGGTCTCGAGCCGCAGCTCGAGGGCCTCCACTTCCCGCCCGCGGGCGTCGAGGACCTCCCGCGCATCTTCCGCGAGCGCTCCGTCGGCGGCGAGCTCGACCGCCGTGGCACCGTCGAGATCGCCTCGAGCCTGCACCGCGACGGCTCGGAGGTCGAGCGGGACATCCGCTGGGGGGTCTACGTCACCTTCGAGGCGAAGACCGACTACGCCGTGCAGTGCTTCGCCGAGTACGGCGTGAAGACCGACGAGACGGGCCGCTACGGCTCGCTCTACCGGCCGTACCACATGATCGGCCTCGAGCTCGGGGTCTCGATCGCGAGCGCTGTGCTGCGCGGCGAGCCCACCGGCGCCCCGACAGGCTTCCGCGGCGACGTCGTGACGACCGCGAAGCGCGACCTCAAGGCCGGCGAGACGCTCGACGGCGAGGGCGGCTTCACGGTCTTCGGCAAGCTCCGCCCCGCGAGCTTCTCGCTCGAGCAGGAGGCGCTCCCGCTGGGCCTCGCGCACGGCGCGAAGCTCATCCGCGACGTGCCCAAGGACCGCTCGGTCACCTGGAACGACGTGGATGCGGACGGGTCGCTCGCGGCCGTCCGGTTCCGCCGAGAGCTCGAGGCGGAGTTCCGCGCCGAGCAGTCCGTCACGGTTTCATAACGCGCGCGTTCTACTGTTGACAGTAGAACGCAACCTTGGTTCACTCATGCAAGACGCCGGATCAACCGGCCGCATCGCAAAGGAGCGATCGATGAAGAGAGCTGTCAGCCGGGTGCTCTCCGGCTTGGACCTCGTGCTGCAGGTGGTGTGCGTCGCCCTGCTGGCGGTCGTCATCTTCGCAGTCATGTGGCAGGTGCTCGCGCGCTACGTCACGCAGGACTCATCCGCGTGGACGTCGGAGCTCGGGTCGTACTCGTTCGTGTGGCTCGCCATGCTGGCCATCGCCCTGGGCGTGCGTCGCGGCCGCCACATGGTGCTCGACATCTGGGAGTACGTGAAGTACCGCCAGTGGCTCTCGCGCACCATCGACACCGTCGCCACGCTCATCGTCGCCGGCGCGCTGCTGCTGCTGCTCTGGTTCGGCATCGAGGGCCTCGGCGCCTCGTGGAGCCGCACCGCTCCCGGCCTCGACATCTCCACCGGCTGGGTCGCGCTCGCGGTCCCCGTCGGCTCGGCGATCGCCCTCATCTTCGTGATCGAGGCGTGGTGGCTGAACTTCAACGCCGGCGAGGACGAGGACCCCCTCAACCCTCCGCTGATCTACCAGCCGGAAGACCTGATCATCGTCAAGGGAGAGGTGTGATGGGCCCCACCATCTTGTCGACCTTCGGCGCAGCGATGCTGCTGCGCGTGCCGGTCGGATTCGCACTCGCCGCAGCTTCGTTCGTCGCCATCTGGCTCACGACCGACGCGCCACTGTCGGTCGGCGCCCAGCGCCTCGTCGCGGGCATGACCCCGTTCCCCCTCCTCGCCATCCCGCTGTTCGTGCTCGCCGGTGCGGTCATGAACGAGGGCGGCATGACGAAGCGGATGCTCGACCTCGCCGACTCGATCGTCGGCGGCATGCGCGCCGGCATCGCGCAGACGACCGTGCTCTCGTCGCTGCTCTTCGGCGGCATCTCGGGCTCCGCGGTCGCGAGCATCTCGAGCCTCGGGCGCATCCTCATCCCCGCGATGAAGCAGCGCAAGTACAAGCCGGCCTACGCATCCGCCGTCATGGCGGCCGCACCGGTCGTCGACCCGATCATGCCGCCGTCGATCACGATGATCGTCTACGGCGTCGTGAGCGGCACGTCGATCGGCGCGCTCTTCTTCGCCGGCATCGTGCCCGCGTTCCTCTACGTCGCCATCCTCATGCTCGTCGTGCACTTCACCTCGAAGTCGCTCGGCTTCACCGACGAGGCGATCGCCGAGGCGAAGGCCCTGAACCGGCCGATCGGCACCATCCCCAAGGAGGAGCGCCCGCCGTTCTGGTCGTCGCTCTGGAAGGCCACGCCGGCGCTGCTGCTGCCCTTCATCATCCTCGGCGGCATCCGCTTCGGCTGGTTCACGCCCACCGAGGCCGCGGCCGTGGCCGTCGTCTACGCCCTGCTCGTCGGCATCTTCGTCTACCGCGAGCTGACGTGGAGGAAGTTCCTGTTCGGGATGGCCGACTCGGCCCTCATCGTCGGCCTCATCATGCTGGTGCTCGCCGCCGCGCAGATCTACTCGTGGGCGCTCACGCTCGGCCTCGTGCCGCAGCAGGCCGCCGAGGCGATCTTCGGCATCACGAGCAACCCGATCATCCTGCTGCTGCTCATCAACGCCGTGCTGCTCGTCGCGGGCATGTTCATCGAGGCCAACGCCGCGCTGATCATCCTCACGCCGATCCTGCTGCCGGTCGCGACCGCTGCTGGCATCGACCCCGTCCACCTCGGCATCATCATCGTCGTCAACCTGAGCATCGGCCTCCTCACCCCGCCCGTCGGCATCGGACTGATGCTCGCGGCCGAGATCGGCAAGGTCTCGATGCTCCGAGCGGTGAAGGCCGTCGTGCCCTTCCTGCTCGCCGGCCTCCTCTTCCTGCTGCTCATCACGTTCGTGCCCGAGATCTCCCTCTGGCTCCCGAACCTGCTGCTGCAGTGATCGCCCGAACCCCTTCCCCCACCTCTACCCCAACCCAAGCAAGGAGCATCATGCACCAGCGCACCATCGTCCGCAGCGTCGCGGTCGGCGCCATCGCCCTCATCGCCCTGACGGGCTGCCGCCCGAGCGACTCCGCTCCGGCATCGACAGGCGGCGAGGGCGACGCCGCCGCCCCGCTCACCCTCGTGCTCGGCCACGCCGGCAGCGAGGAGGACGCCCGCCAGGTCGCCGCCGAGCGCTTCGCCGAGCTCGTCTCGGAGGCCTCCGACGGCAACATCACCGTCGAGGTGCACCCCGCCTCGACGCTCGGCACCTGGGAGGAGATGATCGAGGGCCTGCAGCTCGGATCGACCGACATCGTCATCGAGAGCCTCCTCTCGCTCGAGTCGTACACCGACCTCGCGAGCGTCGAGACGGCGCCGTTCCTCTACGAGGACTACGAGCAGTTCGAGAGCGTCTGGGGCGGCGAGCTCGGCACCGAGATCGTCGACGCGGTCAGCGAGGCCTCCGGCTACGAGCCGCTCGGCAACATGTACCGCGGACCGCGCATGCTCACCACGAGCGAGCCGGTCGACTCGATCGACGACGTGCAGGGCCTCACCATCCGCACGCCCAGCGCTCCGACGATGCTCGCGACGTGGGAGGCGATCGGCGCCCGCGCCGAGGCCCTGCCGTTCAACGAGGTCTACTCGGCGCTGGAGTCGGGAGTCATCGACGGCCAGGAGAACCCGCTCGACGCGATCCTGTTCAACTCCATCCACGAGGTGAACCCGTACATCGCCGAGACCGAGCACATGTACGCGAACTACCACTTCATCCTCTGGGAGGACGCCCTCGTGGGCCTGCCCGAGTCGCAGCAGGAGATCATCCGCACCGCGGCCGCGCAGGTCGGCGAGGAGTACACCGAGAACACCATCACCCAGATGGAGGAGTACCGGGCCGAGCTCGAGGAGGGCGGCGCGACGTTCTCCGAGGTGACCGACCGCGAGGCATGGGTCGAGGCGACGCAGCCCGTCGTCGAGGGCCTGCCCGAGCAGGTCCAGACCTGGGTTGAGCAGATCCGCGGCATGTGACCGACGGCGGGGCCCCTCTCACGGGGCCCCGCCACCCCCTCCGGTCTTCCGGCCGGACGACCCGCCGCATCCGAGCACCCAGGCTGCGCGGCCCCACCCCTCGATCCCCGACATCCCACATCTCAGGAGAGCGACCATGAACCTGCACGAGCTGCTCAAGGAGCGCGAAGCACAGGGCCAGCCGATCCGCGTCGGCCTGATCGGCTCCGGCCGGTTCGGGACGATGTACCTCTCGCAGGCCCGCAAC contains:
- a CDS encoding NAD(P)H-dependent oxidoreductase — protein: MNLHALLRRRAAESGPIRVGVIGAGKFASMFLTQASVTPEFHVVGVADINVPKAKDALSRTGWSADRYAATSLDEAARTGLTAVIDDSMALIKHPSVEVILEITGNPIVGTDHAVAAIDNGKHVIMVNVEADCMVGPLLQRRAAAAGVVYSMAYGDQPALISELVDWCRTVGFDVVGAGKGTKYLPEYHYSTPDTVWDYYGFTPEQLASGDFNPKMFNSFLDGTKSAIEMAAVANGTGLEPQLEGLHFPPAGVEDLPRIFRERSVGGELDRRGTVEIASSLHRDGSEVERDIRWGVYVTFEAKTDYAVQCFAEYGVKTDETGRYGSLYRPYHMIGLELGVSIASAVLRGEPTGAPTGFRGDVVTTAKRDLKAGETLDGEGGFTVFGKLRPASFSLEQEALPLGLAHGAKLIRDVPKDRSVTWNDVDADGSLAAVRFRRELEAEFRAEQSVTVS
- a CDS encoding TRAP transporter substrate-binding protein; the protein is MHQRTIVRSVAVGAIALIALTGCRPSDSAPASTGGEGDAAAPLTLVLGHAGSEEDARQVAAERFAELVSEASDGNITVEVHPASTLGTWEEMIEGLQLGSTDIVIESLLSLESYTDLASVETAPFLYEDYEQFESVWGGELGTEIVDAVSEASGYEPLGNMYRGPRMLTTSEPVDSIDDVQGLTIRTPSAPTMLATWEAIGARAEALPFNEVYSALESGVIDGQENPLDAILFNSIHEVNPYIAETEHMYANYHFILWEDALVGLPESQQEIIRTAAAQVGEEYTENTITQMEEYRAELEEGGATFSEVTDREAWVEATQPVVEGLPEQVQTWVEQIRGM
- a CDS encoding TRAP transporter small permease: MKRAVSRVLSGLDLVLQVVCVALLAVVIFAVMWQVLARYVTQDSSAWTSELGSYSFVWLAMLAIALGVRRGRHMVLDIWEYVKYRQWLSRTIDTVATLIVAGALLLLLWFGIEGLGASWSRTAPGLDISTGWVALAVPVGSAIALIFVIEAWWLNFNAGEDEDPLNPPLIYQPEDLIIVKGEV
- a CDS encoding TRAP transporter large permease; this translates as MGPTILSTFGAAMLLRVPVGFALAAASFVAIWLTTDAPLSVGAQRLVAGMTPFPLLAIPLFVLAGAVMNEGGMTKRMLDLADSIVGGMRAGIAQTTVLSSLLFGGISGSAVASISSLGRILIPAMKQRKYKPAYASAVMAAAPVVDPIMPPSITMIVYGVVSGTSIGALFFAGIVPAFLYVAILMLVVHFTSKSLGFTDEAIAEAKALNRPIGTIPKEERPPFWSSLWKATPALLLPFIILGGIRFGWFTPTEAAAVAVVYALLVGIFVYRELTWRKFLFGMADSALIVGLIMLVLAAAQIYSWALTLGLVPQQAAEAIFGITSNPIILLLLINAVLLVAGMFIEANAALIILTPILLPVATAAGIDPVHLGIIIVVNLSIGLLTPPVGIGLMLAAEIGKVSMLRAVKAVVPFLLAGLLFLLLITFVPEISLWLPNLLLQ